One genomic region from Spirosoma sp. KCTC 42546 encodes:
- a CDS encoding BlaI/MecI/CopY family transcriptional regulator → MKPTDSELEILHVLWTNGPSTVRQVHDALSQSRDIGYTTALKLMQIMYEKGLLSRQEDARSHTYTAAVSEEDTQRNLVDRFVETAFRGSASKLVMQILGQHKASREELDEIKNLLSDLNRDTGRQD, encoded by the coding sequence ATGAAACCAACCGACTCCGAACTGGAAATCCTGCATGTACTCTGGACCAATGGCCCCAGCACGGTACGTCAGGTACACGATGCATTGAGCCAAAGCCGGGATATAGGCTATACAACCGCACTGAAACTTATGCAGATCATGTATGAAAAAGGGTTGCTTTCCCGCCAGGAGGATGCTCGTTCTCATACCTACACCGCAGCGGTAAGTGAGGAAGATACTCAGCGAAATTTAGTAGATCGCTTTGTTGAAACGGCTTTTCGGGGGTCGGCCTCAAAGTTAGTGATGCAGATACTGGGTCAGCACAAAGCCTCGCGTGAAGAATTGGATGAAATTAAAAATCTGCTAAGTGACCTGAACCGGGACACCGGCCGCCAGGATTGA